The DNA segment AGCCATCGGCTTTGATTTTGAAGCTGGACGGATCGATACCACGGCCCACCCGTTTTGTACGGAGCTCGGGCCCCGCGACTGTCGCCTGACCACACGTTATGATGAGAGGAATTTCTTATCGTCCTTGTACGGGGTTCTCCACGAGGCTGGGCACGGCCTCTATAACCTCGGGTTACCCGAGGAACAATACGGACTGCCCGCCGGCACTTATTCCTCACTCGGTATCCACGAGTCCCAGTCACGCCTCTGGGAGAACCACATCGGGCGCACACGGGAATTCTGGTCACTGTGGCATGAAAAGGCCGTTCATTATTTTCCGGAATTAAAAAGGCATTCACCCGATCAAATTGCGCGGTTTGTAAACCGTTCAGAGCCGAGCTTTATCCGGGTGGAAGCGGATGAGCTGACCTATGACCTCCATATTATTTTAAGATTCGAAATTGAATACCGTTTGATCGAAGGTGACTTAAAAGCTCAGGATTTACCGGCATTCTGGAATAACGAATTTGAAAAGAGTTTCGGGCTAAAAGTGCCGGATGATTCGCAGGGCTGCCTGCAAGATATCCATTGGAGCATGGGAGGATTCGGTTATTTTCCGACATATACCCTCGGGAATATGAATGCCGCCCAGCTCATGCGTAAAGCCCACCTCGATCATCCCCATCTGAATGAAGAACTCGCCCGTGGAAGATATACCCCTCTTCTTGACTGGTTACGTACACATATTCATTCCAAGGGAAAAAGGTTCAGCCCACAGGAGCTCATGAAATCTGCCACGGGTGAAGCCACAAATCCCCATTACCACATCACGCGCCTCAAGAAGAAACTCGATCTCTTGAAGTAACCGCCTAACAAATCGCCAGTGGTTTGCGCTCCCACGTTTTGCCATTACTCCGGATACTCTGCCAGCTTGAACGGTCATTCATCGAGACCCATCGGCGTTCTTCCGTGCGATAGTGCCAGTCCTTGTCGACGAGATAATGGATCTGACGCCCGGGGCATTCCACAATATTACATATCTCGGAGACGTGATGATTTTGGATGTCCGTATCGTTACGTTTTTCCTTGGCCATTTCCGAGTAGATGGCATTCAAAAGCCTCAGTCCAGATTCCACCTTTTGATTCAGGGGTTTTACATGGAGGCCGATCCTGATGGCTTCGCGTGCTGTGATGGGATAGGAGTGGGAAGGATAACCTTCGTTGAGTTCCTTGCTAATATGGTTAATCCGCTTGGAGTCACGCAGATGGTAACTCAGGAGCTCCTTACACACACGGATCGACAATGAGCTTGAACGGTCCAGTGCCCCGATGACAAGGGGGTGGAGATATTTGTAAACCTCGGGGAAAGGGTTTTCCTTGGTGGACTGCTGTTTCCACAAGCGCAAAATGCGGGAGACCTCATCCTGACTCACAGAAACAAGATAATTATTATGGTCAACCGGTGAAAGGTCGTGCTTGAGGGAACTGTCCACTGCCGTCAGATATGATGTCGGACCCATTTGGATTTCATTTGAACCAAGCGCGACCATGGTAGCCGCCGATGCACATTCAAACGGGGCCAAGAGAATGATTTTCTCGTAGTGTGTCCGTAAAAGATGGACCAGTCGCAGGGCTGCCTCGGGATTCCCCCCATTTGACTTCAAGAAAAGGGCGAGGGTCTTACCCCGGGGCATGTCTTCCAAGAGATGTGAAAAAACAATAATATCATTATGGCAGATAGATCCCCCCGAACTCGTCCAGTAGGAGATAAAAGGCATTTCGAGCTCCTCCGCAAGTTGGCGAAAGACTTTCTGGGTTTGATCTACTGTGGAGATATAATAATCCTGCTCAATGGGAGGCGAGAGTACCGGTGATTTTGAGGGATTTTTTTTGCTTTCAATTTTTGCCATGAGTGGATCATGGATGAATCCAGTCAATAAGTCATCTGAAAATCATCGGAGGGGATGTATAACTCCGGAGTCATTCAGGGGATATACAGGTGGTTTTTATAAGCCCGGGATAGAGAGGATATTTCAGCCTCCCCCCCTATCCCGGCAATTTGCCCATGCTGGTTAAACGCGATATCGTTTTGATTTAAACGGGCGTGTGGGTTTCTTCTGCCTTGTATGTACCGGGGAAAGCCACACGGTTGCCATCTTTC comes from the Verrucomicrobiota bacterium genome and includes:
- a CDS encoding carboxypeptidase M32, translating into MSQSPSLAYTTLVQKCNELTFIHSANSALHWDQETYMPPKALDYRSRQLAFLSGWAHKEFTSVTTGNLISECEQAGFSPDSVEGVNTRQLRHSYNKQTKIPSSLVEEMSQASTLARSAWVDARAKRDFALFLPHLGKLITLSQKMADYLGTGSCRYDTLMDEYEEGESAARLRSVFAEFRKEVSAFLPEAFELSKSIPGNLLEGYYPIEAQQKFNRDVAAAIGFDFEAGRIDTTAHPFCTELGPRDCRLTTRYDERNFLSSLYGVLHEAGHGLYNLGLPEEQYGLPAGTYSSLGIHESQSRLWENHIGRTREFWSLWHEKAVHYFPELKRHSPDQIARFVNRSEPSFIRVEADELTYDLHIILRFEIEYRLIEGDLKAQDLPAFWNNEFEKSFGLKVPDDSQGCLQDIHWSMGGFGYFPTYTLGNMNAAQLMRKAHLDHPHLNEELARGRYTPLLDWLRTHIHSKGKRFSPQELMKSATGEATNPHYHITRLKKKLDLLK